In Polaribacter pacificus, the genomic window TTTGACCCACTCCTTTTATCCATGGCACATGCGCATAGCTATAAAAAGAAATTCGATCTGGCGCCAAGCTTTTTGTCTTTTCGATGCTTTCTGTAATCGATGCTACGGTCTGAAATGGCAAGCCAAAAATCAAATCATGACTTACAGAGGTATAGCCAATTTCTCTTGACCAAGCTGTTACTTTTGCAACCTGTTCAAACGATTGAACTCTATGGATGGCTTTTTGCACTTTCGGGTCGTAATCCTGCACCCCAAAACTGATTCTAGTAAAACCTAAATCATATAAGGTTTGCAACTGGCCTTTGGTGGTATTGTTTGGATGACCTTCAAGACTAAATTCATAATCAGGATGCCTATCAGCATAAACAAACAGTCCATCTATCAATTTTTTAAGCTGAAAACTAGAAAAGAAAGTTGGTGTTCCGCCTCCTAAATGAATCTCTTTTAGCTGTGGTTTTTCATCAACCAAATCAACATATAATTTCCATTCTTTTAGAACGGTATCAATATAATCCTCCTCTACTTCATGTCTCTTTGTAATATGTTTATGACAGGCACAAAAGGTGCACAAACTTTCACAAAAAGGCAAATGTATGTACAAGCTTATACCTTCTGTTTGATTGCTTTCTATAAATGATTTCTGAAAACTCGCAATCCAGTTTTCTTTAGAAATTCCATTGGCATCCCAAAACGGAACCGTTGGATAGCTTGTATATCTAGGTCCTGGTACATTGTATTTTTGAATCAGTGAACTCATCTTAAATCTTTTTTCCTAATTGATTGGTCATAACCGTTGTAAACACAACGATGCTAATAGAACTTAAAGGCATTAAAATTGCAGCAATCACTGGCTGTAATTGCCCGGTAACCGCAAAGTACAAGCCGATAACATTATAACATAAAGACAACATAAAACTGTATTTTATAATACGAATTGCCTTTTTTGAAATCTGTAAATAAGTCTCAATATCTTTAAAATTTTCTGCAGCTAGGATTGCATCACAGGCTGGAGAAAAAACATTGATATTTTCTGATAGCGAGATCCCCACATCACTCTGAGCCAAAGCTCCAGCATCATTCAATCCATCCCCAATCATCAGAACTTTTTGCCCTTTATCTTGTAAGGATTTTACAAAATTTAGCTTGTCTTCTGGCTGTTGATGAAACAAATACTGAACTTTTTCAGGCAATACAGATTCTAAGTAGACTTGCTCCCCTTCATTATCTCCAGAAACCACCGATAAATTAAATTGAGTTGCTAGCTTAGAAAACAACATTTTCATTTGAGGTCTGTAAGCGTTTTTAAAGATAAACCTGCCCTTATACTCATCATTAACAGCTATGTGAATAGCCGTTTCAATGCGATTTGTTTTATTTTCTGCATCTACTAAAGCTAAAGAACCTATTCTAAGTTCTATCGCTCCAGATTTTGCAATAATACCCTTACCTAATTGCTCCTCAAACGAGTCAACAGCTTGTTTTTTATTAGTTTCTAACCAAAGAAACAGCATTCTACTTAGAGGGTGGTTAGAGACACGAACGGCATTAGAAAGTACTACTTTTTCAGTTTTGCTAAGCGGTATCCCTTCATAACTAATCTTATTTTCTTTAGTTGATGTAAGCGTTCCTGTTTTATCAAAAACTACTGTATCAATCTGAGCCATTTTTTCTATGACAGCCGCATTTTTTAAATAGCACTTCTTCTTACCGAGTATCCTCAATAAGTTTCCTAAAGTAAATGGAGCGGCAAGTGCAATAGCACAGGGACAAGCAATAATCAACACCGCAGTAAATACATTCATCGCTTTGCTAGGATCTATAAACAACCAAATAAGTGTAGAAATACTTGCGATACTTAACACAAAAATGGTAAACTGCTTACTAATGGTATTGGTAAGACTTGTAAATTTTGAATCTTTATCTTTTGCAAAAACATCATTACTCCAGAGCTGCGTTAAATAGCTTTGTGAAACTGAATTTAAAACCTCCATGATAAAAAAGCCATTGAGCTGCCTTCCTCCTGCAAACAGTTTGTCTCCTGATTGTTTTTTTACAGCGATGGACTCGCCAGTAACAAAACTGTAATCTATTTTTGCAGAACCTTCTATCAACACTCCATCAACAGGTATGAGTTCTTGGTTTCTGATAATCAATCGATCTCCTTTTTCAAGTTCGTATATCTGGACAATCTCCTCAGACTCATCCGGCAATATTTTGGTGACAGCAATCGGAAAATACGATTTAAAATCACGTTCAAAAGACAAGAAGTTATAGGTTTTTTGTTGGAAAAATTTACCAATCAATAAGAAAAAGACCAAACCGGTTAGGCTGTCAAAAAAGCCTGTTCCTAAATCAAAGATAATTTCTACACTACTTCTTAAAAACAAGACCATTATACCTAAAGCAATAGGTACGTCAATATTTAAAATTTTAGAACGGAGTCCTTTATAGGCAGAAATAAAATAATCCTTAGCCGCATAAAAAACCACCGGTAGTGAAAAGGAAAACATGAGCCAACGAAAGATGTACTTGTATTGCTCTAACCAAAATTCATTGACTTCAAAATATTCTGGAAAAGACAAAAACATAACGTTACCAAATGCAAAACCTGCAATCGCTAACTGATACAGCAAGGTTCTATCCACCTTGTTTTTACCCAATTCATAATCCTCTAAACTAATATAAGGCTCATAGCCAATAGCACTCAACAAAAGCACCACCTCTTTAAGACTAGTACCTTTAGAATCATAGGTAATTCGGATAGTCTTTTTAGGAAAGTTTACCTGAGAGGCAATAATATCTTTCTGAAGCTTGTTTAAATTTTCTAAAACCCAGATACAAGAGCTACAGTGAATATGTGGTATGTATAAATTGACTACTTGCTTGTTCTCTGCATCAAATTCAAGAAGTTTTTCTAGAATTTTTGCATTGTCCAAATAATCATACTTCCCTTGGATTTCTTGCGGGATTGCTCCAGGACGCTGCTCTAGATCATAATAACAAGTAAGTTCATTCTCCGAAAAGATTTCATAGACTGTTTTACAACCATTACAACAAAAATACTTATCATCAATCGTAATTGATTGATTATCACAATGATTTCCACAGTGGTAACACAACAAATCTTCCATACTTATTTACTCAAATTGCCTAGCACAAAGTTCCCTTTAAAATTAGCTTTAAAATATGATATTTATCAGTTTTTAACTATATTTGAAAGAATCAACCTACCGATCACTATGAGCAAATGTGACCAATGTATTGTCAGGCAATTAAATTCTTTTAAAACCCTTACCAAAAGTGAGTTAATCCGTATTTCAGAATGCAAGACTACCAAAGTCATTAAAAAAGGAGAAGTCATTTTTAAAGAAGGTGAACACCTCAATGGAGTTTTCTGCATTAAAGAAGGCGTTTGTAAAGTTTCAAAAATGAGCTCCAATGGACGAGAACAAATTATTCATTTGGTTAACAAAGGAGATATATTAGGAGAGCGAAGCTTAATTAGCGATGAAGTTGCCAATTTAAAAGCTACCGCCATCAGCGACATGTCCGTTTGCTATATCCCTAGAGAAGAAATTGTTAGAGATTTTCAAGAAAATCCAGATTTTACTCAAGAAATTCTTAAAAATCTTGCGTCGATGTTAAAGAACGCTGACAACACCATTGTAGATATGGGCCAAAAAACAGTTAAGCAGCGCTTAGCAGAAATGCTGGTACATCTTGATGAAAAATTCGGAAAAGATACTGACGGTTTTCTTGACATCCAACTCTCTAGAGAAGACATGGCCAATATAATTGGTACAGCAACAGAATCTGCCATTAGACTTTTGTCAGAGTTTAAAAAAGCTGGATTAATTGCCATTGAAGGAAAAAAGATCAATATTATTTCTGCTTCAGGGCTAAATAAAATAGCCAAAGGCTTTTAATTTACGTTTCTTGTGAAAACAATTTGGTACTTGTTGGTCAAAGCATACATTAAACTTGGCTTGTTTTTTTATTCAAAAAAAACTCGAGTGCATGGGAGTGAAAACGTACCTAAAAAAGGAGCTGTCCTATTTGCTGTAAACCATCCTAACGGGTTGCTTGACCCACTAGTTGTGGCAACACATTCTCCAAGAATCTCACATTTTCTAGTGCGGGCTGCTGTTTTTAAAAAACCTCTTGTTAAAAAATTCCTAGCCACATTAAACTTAATGCCCATTTATAGAATTCGAGATGGACGCAATGAGCTTTCTAAAAATACGGCAGTTTTTAATGAGTGTTTTGAAATTTTAAAAAACAAACAGGCTCTGATGATTTTCCCAGAAGGAAGTCATGACAAAAGAAGAACTATTAGACCCATCAGCAAAGGGTTTACAAGAATTGTTTTTGGCGCTTTGGAAAAATACCCAACTCTTAAAATTCAGATAGTACCTGTAGGCCTCACCTATCAAAAAGCAGGTGACTACCCAAGTAAAATAGCCTTGCATTTTGGGAAACCGATTCTCGCCAACGACTATTTTAATCAAAAAACACCACTTGATCTTAAACAAATCGATTTATTGAAAAAAGCGGTGAGAGGACAACTTAAAAAACTGAGCGTACATATTTCTGCAGATGAAAATTACGAAAAAACGTTACAAACCGCACATAAGCATCATGTAGATTTTACACAGGTTCAACTGCTTAACAAAGCTTTAGAAAAAAATACATTTACAGCTTTAAAAAAAGAAAAAAACCTTCTACTTCCTTTGTATTATTTATTGGCAGCAAATAGCATACTCCCTTTACTAGTGTGGAGAATCATTCGAAAAAAAATTGATGAAATTGAGTTTATTGACACCTTTCGGTTTGCACTAATGATGACGATATTCCCGATATTCTATTTACTACAAACATCTCTAGTTTGGGTGTTTTGGAGCGCTGAAATAGCCATTTATTATTTGCTTATTAGCCTTGTTCTCGGTTTAATCTATACCAAAACAGCTCCTACTCCAGCAGAATAGCATCTTGAATCAATTGCTGAATTTTAGTTCGGATATCATTAACGATAAGACCTCTATTATCAGCATTTGGATACACTCTGTTTGATAAAAAAACATAGACTATTTGACTTTCGGGATCAGCCCAAGTAAAGGTACCGGTAAAACCACTATGCCCAAAACTTTGATCAGAAACACAACCACAGGTAGCCTCAACTTCAGGATCTAATTGCGGCTTGTCAAAACCCAAGCCTCTTCTAACTTTTTGATCGGCAAAATACCGTTTATTAAAGATGTCAATGGTGCTGGTTTTAAGATAGCGTTTACCTCCATAGAAGCCTTTTTGCAAATACATTTGCATAATCTTAGCAATATCATTAGCATTGGCAAAAACTCCTGCATGACCTCCTACACCACCCTCCATGGCCGCACCCATATCATGCACATATCCATGCAACAATTGATGTCTATAATAGGTATCATTCTCCGTTGGAATTATATCAGAATCTGGATACTTTTCTAAGGGCAAATACGAGGTTCTATCTGCTCCAAGAGAGCTGTATAAATTATCTTGTACTAAGACATTTAAAGGAGTTTTATAAACATCCTCTAAAGTTTCTTTTAAAATATAATAGCCCAAATCACTGTATTTGTATCCTGGTTTTTCTCGTTGTTCAGCATTTTTTATATACTGAATTATAGAATCTTTATAGGTATTTCTTAAGTACAAGTTCTTTGCAACTTGTATCCCATAACTCCTAGTCTTAGCAGGCTGATAATAATCCGTTAAATTTTTACCAGAAATACTGTCTTGGGTATATTTATAAAACGGAATCCAAGCTTTTAATCGGCCCGTATGCGAAAGCATCTGCTTTAAAGTAACTGTATCTTTATTAGTACTATCAAAGGCTGCATTTAAATGTTTAAGATCGGTATCTAAAGACATTTCTCCTTCCTCTACAGCACGCATTACCAAAGGAAGCGTAGCTACTATTTTTGTTAAAGAAGCAATATCATACACATCAGAATCTACAACTTTCTGCAAGGTATCTGCAGTGTGATAACCAAAACTCTTTTGGTAAATAACCTTACCTGCTCTAGCAACAAGAATTTGCATGCCCGGAGCCATCTTTTTTGTCAAAACCTCGTTGGCGATGGAATCAATTTTTTCTAATTTACTACTTGACATTTTTACTTCTTCTGGAATCCCATAAGAAAGCCTGCTTAAACTATTGGTTTGGATTCCATACCCCTCCTTAAAGATCTTATGGATACTTACAGGCAATTTCCCTTTGATTGCTTTTGCTCCAAACAATTGTTGAGCCGTGATTTCTTGTGCAATAGCACTATTTTGATAGCCAACAACCAAACCTTCAATATTTGTAAACGATTTTAAATCTAGCAAACTATATGGATTGGCAAAAACTGTAAAAATCACTTTTTTGTTTCTCGCAATCTCTTGCAATTTTACCAAGTCTTGATTCTTCATTTTATAAGACTTCCAAGGGTTTTCATTAGAACTATGATAACCGATAATCACCAAAGTATAGGGCTCTAATTTCTGGATTAACTTTGCCAAATTAGCTTCATTAATCACGTCTACTTTGGTATACTTTTTTAAAGTTGTTACAAAAGGAGTTTCATCTTCTGTTCCTATTTTTACATAGGCAATTTTTTGTTTCTCTAAACGCTGAATAGGCACAATTCCTCCCTCGTTTTTAAGGACAGTGGTCGATGCTTCAACGAGTTTTCTGTGCAGAACCAAATCTGTCTTAGAATTTAAATCCTCATGCAAACCTTCTAACGAAATTGGCTTCCACTGTGCCAAACCTGCCCAATATTTAGCTTGTAAAATTTTGCGAACAGAACGTTCTATGCGCTCTATGCTAATAGTCTTATTTTCTATAGCTTTTAAAAACAAAGCCATGGTTGCCGGAACATCTTGCGGTATCAAAAGCATATCATTACCCGCCAAGATAGCAGCCAAATCAATCTCAGAAGAACTTGAATAATCAGCAGCAGCTTTCATATTTAAACCATCAGTAATGATAAGTCCTTCAAAGCCCATTTGCTCAATTAATAAATCATTGACAATTTTCTTAGAAAGCGATGAAGGCAATTTTTCATTCGATTCTAATTTTGGAATACTCAAATGCGCAGTCATCACACTGGCCAAACCAGCGCTGATTAATTTTTTATATGGATACAACTCTAAACTATCCAATCGAGCCATATCAAAATTGATTACTGGCAAGGTATGATGTGAGTCTGTAGCTGTATCACCATGTCCAGGAAAATGTTTGGCATTGGCCAAAACACCTTGAGCTTGCATTCCTTTTACAAAAGCCAAAGACTTTTGAGTAACATTAAATTTACTTTCACCAAAAGAGCGATTACCTATAATTGGATTCGCTGGATTGGTATTTATATCGACTACGGGCGCAAAATTAATATGGATCCCCAAGCGTTTGCAATGCTTTCCTATCTGCTCTCCAAATCGCTCCAACAATTCATTGTCTTGAACGGCTCCCAGTGTCATGTTCCAAGGATAGCGAAAGGCATTTTTTAAACGCATGTCCAAACCCCATTCACCATCAAAGCCAATTAACAAAGGTACTTTTGATATCGACTGATATCGATTGGTCAGCACAGCTTGTTTTTCTGGAGTTCCTTGCATGAAAATTAAATTCCCTACATGGTAGGTGTTAATCATTTCTTCGATAGTCTTCTGATGTGCTTCGTCTTTATTTGAATAAGCTTGCACCATAAACAATTGCCCTATTTTCTCTTGGACACTCATGTTTTTTAGGATGCTGTCTACCCAGACAGTTTGCGCGAGACTATCTATGGTTTTTAATGGATTGTTGTTTTGTGACTGCATTGACAATGAACACAAAACAACACAGAATGCGATAAATTTTTTCATATTTTTTTACACTAAAAATCGTTGATGCCAACTTAAATTCGCGGGAACTTCCCAGCCTGTTTCTACTTCTTCTTTGGTTTGCACCATATTGTTAAAAACAATGGTATCGGCAGTAATTTTACCTGCTTTAATCTGTTGTTGAAATTCACTCAATTTCAATACCGAAATTGCTTCACCTTCTTTAAAAGAAATATTGAGCTTATTCATTAAATCTACCTGTAGTTCATTTTCTAACTGTTTTACAAACCGCACAGAGGCGTCTATAGAACAACCAGAAACATTGTTAAACCCCTCATCTACAGCCAAGATTAAAAACTGATTGTACTTTATAGTAAAAGAACCTTTTAAATTATCTCCGTGACGTGTCCACTGCTCTATAAAATCTTTTGCACCGTTAGAAATCAACGCTACTTCTTGCGCTGTAAATGGTCGTTCAGATTGATACATCCAAACTCTAGAATTGGGTGGTAAATTTCGGTATTCTGTAAACATAATGCTCTTTTTATAATACTAATATAAGAATTATCTTAAATTAAATTTTTGTTGAAGGGCTTGAAGTTTTTCAACATCTGTCAAGACTTTTTTGCCTTTTGTCATGCGCTCTTTGATCCCTTTTAATACTTTTTTGGTATACAGCGGAAAATCTGCATTCTGAATCCAAGCGTGATAACCAGGATTCTCAAGGAATACCTCTTCTACGGTTCTACCTTTGTATTTTCCAAAAGAAAATATCTCTTGTTTTTGCTCGTTAAATAATATAAAACCTGCGAAATCAGCTCTTTGACCATGGGTTGAAAACTCACTTAAGGCTTCTACAGTATTTTCTATATCGTCGTATTTCTCAATTTGAGCAAGTAAGATTTCATAAGTTGCATTGGTGTCTGCTTCTGCACCATGAGCTCCTTCTAATTCTTTTCCGCAATAAAATTGGTATCCTGCACTAAGAGTTCGCTGTTCTTTTTTGTGATAAATAACTTGCACATCAACGGCTTTTCTATTATCCATATCAAAGTCAATACCGGCACGCATTAACTCTTCTGCCAACAATGGAATATCAAAACGGTTGGAGTTAAAACCCGCTAAATCTGCATCTCCAATAAGCTCTTTTATCTGTGCTGCCAACTCTTTAAAAGTGGGTTCAGTAACCACTCTTTCATTGGTAATTCCATGGATATCAGAAGCTTCCTTTGGAATCTCTATTTCTGGATTGACCAACCAAGTTTTGCTTTCTTTGTTTCCGTTTGGAAACACTTTTAAAATTGAAATTTCAACAATTTTATCGGTTGCTATATTGACTCCTGTTGTCTCTAAATCGAAAAATACGATTGGTTTTTTTAACGCTAATCCCATGTTTTTGTGCTATACTTTTACAAGTATAAAGATAGGTAAAAAGGGACGCTTCTCCTATTCATTTATTGTTAAATACACTAAGTATATTTTAAAAAACAAAGACTAGGATTCTAAAAACAAAATTTGATCCAAAGAAACATCATGCGGCTCAATTGGCACTTTAGCGACTTTTTGAAAAGGATAAAAAATTCCTACTTTAAATGCATTTGGATGTTGTTCCAAGAAAGTATCGTAATAACCACCACCATAACCTAAGCGATAGTTGTTTTCATCAAAGGCCAAACCCGGGACAATAATCAAATCATAAGTTCCTGTATATTCTGATGAATTTGCTGGATGACTGGTTCCAAACACCCCCTGTTCTACCTCGTCTAACGAGTGCAAAACCAAGTTTAATAACTGTCTCTTTGGTAGGGTTTTAGGCGTAATCACTTTAACATTTGCAGCTAGTAAATTTTGTAAAAGCGGCCTAATATCAATCTCTTTACCCATAGGCAAATAAGCATGAATAACCCCAGCATTTTTAGCCTTGATAATTGCCTCTAATTGCTTGCAAATTTCTAAATCATATTTTTTTTTAAAGCTAGATTTGTTTCTTGCCCGTGCTTTATACATGGCCGCCCGAAGGGCTTTTTTCTCTTCTACAATTGGATTCATCTATTAAACAACTTGATACTCAAAGATAGGAAAATTAACAACAGACTCATTTCTATCTATGCATTTTTGTATCTTGGTCTCAAACAAATTCAAAGGATGAAATTTTGGGAAGAACTCTTAGTGCAGCTGCAAACAAATGACCGTGTTTACCTACTAACCGTTATCCAAAACCAAGGAAGTTCTCCCGGGAGAAAAGGCTTTAAAATGCTCATTAGCAGCAGTGGTTACATCTACGGCTCTATTGGAGGTGGCGTTATGGAATATGAACTGGTAGAAGAGCTAAAAGAGCACTTACAACAAACCACCACAAGTATCTTTAGCAGAAGACTCATACATCAAGGTCGAGGCACTTTTGGCTCTGGAATGATCTGCTCTGGCGAGCAGACAGTCATTGCACACCCTTTAGACAAAAGCCATCTAAGTTGGGTGCAGACGATCCTAGACAGCCTTAAGAAGAACAAACCTAAAACCATCTTACTAAGCCCTACACATATTGGCTTTTCGGAGACTGAAATACCATCACAGTATTCTAGTCAGTGGCAAGATGACACAAATTGGCAATTTAAAGAGCAAATAGGTTTTCAGAACACCTTATATATAATTGGCGGTGGTCACGTGGGACTAGCCGTCTCTGAACTATTTCAAAAATTAAATTTCCATATAGTCGTTTTTGACAATCGAGACCAACTAAACACCTTAGAGCAAAACAGATATGCCCAGCACAAAGAAGTGATTGATTATGCAAGCGTTTCTGAGTATCTAAAAGAAGGAAATGATCGCTATGTGGTCATCATGACCAACAAATACACCGATGATAAATTGGTCCTTAGTAAATTACTCAGAAAACAATTTAAATTCATCGGTGTACTTGGCAGTGTCGCAAAGTTAAAAACCATGTGGGAAGTTTTACAAAACGAAGGCTTTACAAAAACCGAACTAGCTAAAGTTAGCGCCCCAATTGGAATCGCTATTAAAAGTCAAACTCCAGAAGAAATAGCGGTGAGTATTGCGGCACAGATTATTCAAATTAAGAATGCTAATTTGTAGCTTACTCTCCACATTGTTTTAATACTTCTAAA contains:
- the hemN gene encoding oxygen-independent coproporphyrinogen III oxidase translates to MSSLIQKYNVPGPRYTSYPTVPFWDANGISKENWIASFQKSFIESNQTEGISLYIHLPFCESLCTFCACHKHITKRHEVEEDYIDTVLKEWKLYVDLVDEKPQLKEIHLGGGTPTFFSSFQLKKLIDGLFVYADRHPDYEFSLEGHPNNTTKGQLQTLYDLGFTRISFGVQDYDPKVQKAIHRVQSFEQVAKVTAWSREIGYTSVSHDLIFGLPFQTVASITESIEKTKSLAPDRISFYSYAHVPWIKGVGQRGFNEKDLPKDDEKRELYEVGKELFANLGYVEIGMDHFALKTDSLYKATEEKTLHRNFMGYTASKTQLMIGLGMSAISDSWYSFAQNVKTVKEYQELVNLGELPIFRGHQLTEEDLVIRKHILNLMCQLKTSWKAPEMQFDNLEESLALLRELIADNLVVKNEFSIEIPEKARPFLRNICMAFDMYLQRNTLKTQLFSKTI
- a CDS encoding heavy metal translocating P-type ATPase, which codes for MEDLLCYHCGNHCDNQSITIDDKYFCCNGCKTVYEIFSENELTCYYDLEQRPGAIPQEIQGKYDYLDNAKILEKLLEFDAENKQVVNLYIPHIHCSSCIWVLENLNKLQKDIIASQVNFPKKTIRITYDSKGTSLKEVVLLLSAIGYEPYISLEDYELGKNKVDRTLLYQLAIAGFAFGNVMFLSFPEYFEVNEFWLEQYKYIFRWLMFSFSLPVVFYAAKDYFISAYKGLRSKILNIDVPIALGIMVLFLRSSVEIIFDLGTGFFDSLTGLVFFLLIGKFFQQKTYNFLSFERDFKSYFPIAVTKILPDESEEIVQIYELEKGDRLIIRNQELIPVDGVLIEGSAKIDYSFVTGESIAVKKQSGDKLFAGGRQLNGFFIMEVLNSVSQSYLTQLWSNDVFAKDKDSKFTSLTNTISKQFTIFVLSIASISTLIWLFIDPSKAMNVFTAVLIIACPCAIALAAPFTLGNLLRILGKKKCYLKNAAVIEKMAQIDTVVFDKTGTLTSTKENKISYEGIPLSKTEKVVLSNAVRVSNHPLSRMLFLWLETNKKQAVDSFEEQLGKGIIAKSGAIELRIGSLALVDAENKTNRIETAIHIAVNDEYKGRFIFKNAYRPQMKMLFSKLATQFNLSVVSGDNEGEQVYLESVLPEKVQYLFHQQPEDKLNFVKSLQDKGQKVLMIGDGLNDAGALAQSDVGISLSENINVFSPACDAILAAENFKDIETYLQISKKAIRIIKYSFMLSLCYNVIGLYFAVTGQLQPVIAAILMPLSSISIVVFTTVMTNQLGKKI
- a CDS encoding Crp/Fnr family transcriptional regulator, which codes for MSKCDQCIVRQLNSFKTLTKSELIRISECKTTKVIKKGEVIFKEGEHLNGVFCIKEGVCKVSKMSSNGREQIIHLVNKGDILGERSLISDEVANLKATAISDMSVCYIPREEIVRDFQENPDFTQEILKNLASMLKNADNTIVDMGQKTVKQRLAEMLVHLDEKFGKDTDGFLDIQLSREDMANIIGTATESAIRLLSEFKKAGLIAIEGKKINIISASGLNKIAKGF
- a CDS encoding 1-acyl-sn-glycerol-3-phosphate acyltransferase; the protein is MKTIWYLLVKAYIKLGLFFYSKKTRVHGSENVPKKGAVLFAVNHPNGLLDPLVVATHSPRISHFLVRAAVFKKPLVKKFLATLNLMPIYRIRDGRNELSKNTAVFNECFEILKNKQALMIFPEGSHDKRRTIRPISKGFTRIVFGALEKYPTLKIQIVPVGLTYQKAGDYPSKIALHFGKPILANDYFNQKTPLDLKQIDLLKKAVRGQLKKLSVHISADENYEKTLQTAHKHHVDFTQVQLLNKALEKNTFTALKKEKNLLLPLYYLLAANSILPLLVWRIIRKKIDEIEFIDTFRFALMMTIFPIFYLLQTSLVWVFWSAEIAIYYLLISLVLGLIYTKTAPTPAE
- a CDS encoding glycoside hydrolase family 3 N-terminal domain-containing protein; protein product: MKKFIAFCVVLCSLSMQSQNNNPLKTIDSLAQTVWVDSILKNMSVQEKIGQLFMVQAYSNKDEAHQKTIEEMINTYHVGNLIFMQGTPEKQAVLTNRYQSISKVPLLIGFDGEWGLDMRLKNAFRYPWNMTLGAVQDNELLERFGEQIGKHCKRLGIHINFAPVVDINTNPANPIIGNRSFGESKFNVTQKSLAFVKGMQAQGVLANAKHFPGHGDTATDSHHTLPVINFDMARLDSLELYPYKKLISAGLASVMTAHLSIPKLESNEKLPSSLSKKIVNDLLIEQMGFEGLIITDGLNMKAAADYSSSSEIDLAAILAGNDMLLIPQDVPATMALFLKAIENKTISIERIERSVRKILQAKYWAGLAQWKPISLEGLHEDLNSKTDLVLHRKLVEASTTVLKNEGGIVPIQRLEKQKIAYVKIGTEDETPFVTTLKKYTKVDVINEANLAKLIQKLEPYTLVIIGYHSSNENPWKSYKMKNQDLVKLQEIARNKKVIFTVFANPYSLLDLKSFTNIEGLVVGYQNSAIAQEITAQQLFGAKAIKGKLPVSIHKIFKEGYGIQTNSLSRLSYGIPEEVKMSSSKLEKIDSIANEVLTKKMAPGMQILVARAGKVIYQKSFGYHTADTLQKVVDSDVYDIASLTKIVATLPLVMRAVEEGEMSLDTDLKHLNAAFDSTNKDTVTLKQMLSHTGRLKAWIPFYKYTQDSISGKNLTDYYQPAKTRSYGIQVAKNLYLRNTYKDSIIQYIKNAEQREKPGYKYSDLGYYILKETLEDVYKTPLNVLVQDNLYSSLGADRTSYLPLEKYPDSDIIPTENDTYYRHQLLHGYVHDMGAAMEGGVGGHAGVFANANDIAKIMQMYLQKGFYGGKRYLKTSTIDIFNKRYFADQKVRRGLGFDKPQLDPEVEATCGCVSDQSFGHSGFTGTFTWADPESQIVYVFLSNRVYPNADNRGLIVNDIRTKIQQLIQDAILLE
- a CDS encoding ABC transporter ATPase — its product is MFTEYRNLPPNSRVWMYQSERPFTAQEVALISNGAKDFIEQWTRHGDNLKGSFTIKYNQFLILAVDEGFNNVSGCSIDASVRFVKQLENELQVDLMNKLNISFKEGEAISVLKLSEFQQQIKAGKITADTIVFNNMVQTKEEVETGWEVPANLSWHQRFLV
- a CDS encoding 3'-5' exonuclease, translating into MGLALKKPIVFFDLETTGVNIATDKIVEISILKVFPNGNKESKTWLVNPEIEIPKEASDIHGITNERVVTEPTFKELAAQIKELIGDADLAGFNSNRFDIPLLAEELMRAGIDFDMDNRKAVDVQVIYHKKEQRTLSAGYQFYCGKELEGAHGAEADTNATYEILLAQIEKYDDIENTVEALSEFSTHGQRADFAGFILFNEQKQEIFSFGKYKGRTVEEVFLENPGYHAWIQNADFPLYTKKVLKGIKERMTKGKKVLTDVEKLQALQQKFNLR
- a CDS encoding 5-formyltetrahydrofolate cyclo-ligase; translation: MNPIVEEKKALRAAMYKARARNKSSFKKKYDLEICKQLEAIIKAKNAGVIHAYLPMGKEIDIRPLLQNLLAANVKVITPKTLPKRQLLNLVLHSLDEVEQGVFGTSHPANSSEYTGTYDLIIVPGLAFDENNYRLGYGGGYYDTFLEQHPNAFKVGIFYPFQKVAKVPIEPHDVSLDQILFLES
- a CDS encoding XdhC family protein produces the protein MKFWEELLVQLQTNDRVYLLTVIQNQGSSPGRKGFKMLISSSGYIYGSIGGGVMEYELVEELKEHLQQTTTSIFSRRLIHQGRGTFGSGMICSGEQTVIAHPLDKSHLSWVQTILDSLKKNKPKTILLSPTHIGFSETEIPSQYSSQWQDDTNWQFKEQIGFQNTLYIIGGGHVGLAVSELFQKLNFHIVVFDNRDQLNTLEQNRYAQHKEVIDYASVSEYLKEGNDRYVVIMTNKYTDDKLVLSKLLRKQFKFIGVLGSVAKLKTMWEVLQNEGFTKTELAKVSAPIGIAIKSQTPEEIAVSIAAQIIQIKNANL